tcataaaaacaagaattgtccattttgatttcttgCTGACTTGAATGATGCACTCGACCGGATAGGCTGCATCTGTGAGGCTTCGTGTGATCTCATTTCCCATTTCCCACGAAGTGATGTAGTTTCCAAACAAGACTAACATTTTGAAAGCAGCCCAGAATGACAGATTCATACCACAATATTATATTAACGACCATTATCTAGCTTGAGTTCACGTTCAACACAAGAAGTGGAAGGTAAAAGAGTTAGAAGAGTTGATGTACTTGAggaataatgctttatattcaaAATCCGTGCTGTCACTGAGTAACTCTTTGTGCAGACACTGAAGTGCGTTTCAGATCAAAGGCGCCTGTGACACCCAGACGTGCTGTCTAAGTAGTCAGCTCACAACAGGGGTTTAAAACGCAGCCTGTTAATTCCTGTAGATTGTCCAGAACAGACGAGCTGATCTCGCATAGCAGtgctgagaaacactgttgatgtTATGAATATGATCGCTCGCTTTCCTCTCTCTTTAAAACAAGTGGACGTTGTTAGAAAAGTTAAATATACAGCAGGacgaaagaaacaaacaaatctgTACTCGCTAAAGTCCCTAGCCATGCTCAGCTAGCTGTTTGGCGTTAACCCTCCGCGCCAGCTGACATCACTTAAACAAGACAGATTTTCATCCTCAGCCGGGTATTTCGTCCTAACTTAACGGCGAGGATAAACAAGCTCTATTTAGACTACAACACACGAAGACTGTTTCATGAATTGCACGTACCTCTCAGTCACAATTTCCAACACATCGAAAGCGTTTGATCGCCGGATATCGAAACAAACGGCCAAAACAAGCCAGAGTGTGACGTCAGACGCAAATGCGTCGCGCTGTAGGCGGAGGATCACGAGAGTTGTAGTTCTCTTCCGATGTCTGTCGTTCATCTCTGTACGTCCTCTAGGTGTCTCTGCTTTCCTTACAGTAAAACAAAGTGTTTGTACTATCACTGTGGCGCCAATATCAAAACCTTGatgttatttttcaaaactcttgaCACAAACCTTCGACCAACAGATTATCACAGTGTAGCCTACGAttttaatagatagatagatagatagatagatagatagatagatagatagatagatagatagatagatagatagatagatagatagatagatagatagatagatagatagatagatagatagatagatagatagatagatagatagatagatagaattatTGATAGAACGATaaacacagacagacatacagacagacagacagaaggatagatagacagacagacagacagacagatagatagatagatagatagatagatagatagatagatagatagatagatagatagatagatagatagatagatagatagatagatagatagatagataaaattaTTGATAGAACgataaacagatagacagacagatagacagaaggatagatagatagatagatagatagatagatagatagatagatagatagatagatagatagatagatagatagatagatagatagatagatagatagatagatagatagatagatagatagatagatagatagatagatagatagatagagcagGGCCAAGTGATGTTGGAGCTGAAACGAGCCACTGGAACGAACGTGACACACGTCTTGAGAGcagtggaacttttattatgccacagtcgccggtcTAGCAtatgtggggtaacgcagcgctgtttatcatatttgtGGTGAAAGTCATGATGCTACTCTGCGTTCACTCGGCagctactatgagacacttgttgcacactgcagtaagctagatcgatattagttATGGTAAAACACGGTATtcgcggtaaatcaagaaaatgagattCAAACAAGAAGCTAGCTATATAatatgattagttttctgtcaatgaatGAATCCAAACAGTTCGtcatctgtctaataaaacatataatatattacatataatatgttatattagacagatgaggaatataaagcgtctttggtgtttccatggtttctactaAATGAAACCAGAAATTGAGGGTAACGctggtatgatgtcattgataggcgacacacagcccgtgtcctggttaaaattgcttatttctctggatttaaacattcttggaaacatttaggataatgtaagtacacaagtcaacaaaacatATAGCATTGTTCTAGTTGtttatggatattttaatccaaaaatcttactgtacatattgtgctgttaactggttgcatatgtcagatttattgcatgactCAGGCAGAGAAAAACTATCAAACATCGTTTATTTACTCAACTGAGTTAGTGTAATGGTGAAGGTGTAGATCAGATAGACTAACTGATGGAAGGTTTGCGATTAAATTTCATGCTCctttgtaaaagtattttttttagtatttttaaaacacaaaaatacagtagtttattttgaaaCACGGTGTGGCGGCTgtattttatagtttattttgatacacttaaaatgaaggttatttggtattttattttaaaatacattttgatgtatttttgcccaaccctgTAGATAGACAATGATGCAATAACAATGATGCACTTGGTCTCATATCTTAATATTCTGACCAAAAATTCAGCATGAACTGTGTCCAAAGACTAAGAAAGCAATTACCCATTAGCCTCTCCAACAAAGTGAGTCTGAGTGGCACAGATCCAAGTCAAACAAAGTGACCATACTTTACGAAAATATGCTTTCCCTGGGAGAGATGAACAGAGGGCAATTATGCTCAGACTCCCTTAGGATGCAACAGGCTCTGCTGCAAAAGATGACTGAAATGATGAAGACATTTCAAAGTAGGTCAGTGTAAGTTGAAAAGCATGCATCGGATGGCCGTGGCTGGCGCCATATGGAAGAATGAACTTGAAATCTAAACATGGGACCTTACCAATGTAAACTGCCACCTCAGTTGTTGCTTCTCCAACTCAAAGAGAGGAATGTAGCACCTGTGGGCTTCAACTAATGTGCCAAACTCTCAAAGCTTTTGTATCCTcattaaaaaacatgtttttgttccAGAACGAATGGTTCATTGGCAAATTATTATATCAGCTATTCATAACAGTCAGAAAAAAACTCTCATAAAAAGATGGCTTCACCCACTCAGTCATCAGTCAAATTCAGACATTAACAGCTTCATAGCAGGAGAATCTATTGAAATGTCAATCAATGAAATCAGAAACCTGCGATTATGACTGCCAAGCCACTAAAAACTCTCCAACAGATGTATTTACTTGCAGATGGGATCTCCTAAATTTTGTTTgtcaaaataagaaataaaaaagattTGCTCGATTTTAGAGTTTTTCTGTCCAAAATATAGAAATAgctttaataatcataatgttCAAGAGCTTGTGAATGTTCACTTTTAATTGAACACCTCCATTCATGGCTTTGctgtttaaaaaagatttcaGACTTCAGAGAAGTCAGTTTGTTACAGAAAATTGCTGCCTTCAATGATTCAAATATGTTCATTGATTAATCCATAatttttataactttatttgtttggtttgttattgttaaaatttaagttttaaaatgtatgtaatgttaaataaaactccAAAAGgatcttttaatttattattttaatgttgctcagtattaaaaaaaactcattaataGAACTTAAAAAATCCCTCTTCATGATATTATTAGATTTTTCATTACATTTacagatgtctttctttcattttataATATCTTTTTCGTAAAAATGTTTCACAGAATACAAAAACTTCAAGACTTTTGGTGTCATTTCTACTTTTTGATGCAGCTTTAAATGTAAGctaaacactttacaataatgtctcataacattaatgtattaactaccacactgtaaaaaaaaaaaaaaaacctaaaaaaaaggTAAGTAACCtgccttaaaattttaaattcattaaaattacaaatttgagttaatacaatgaaggagATTGCTTTAATCAATAGAAACTCAAAATAGTACATTATCTGAACCACATAAATTatctaagtttttttttttaacaacaacaaaatgcatgttaactaaagtagttaactaatgtgtAATGaatccttattgtaaagtgttaccactaaAATATTTCTGTAGGAAATATGTTGTTTGGTATATGAGATATAAATTGTTTACCGAAGCACAGATTCCCTGAATAGTAGCCATGTGGTGACATTTATTACTTCATTGCACAACTGAAGGAGAGTCGGGAAGAAGTCCAAAAAGTATTGACCAGCAGGATAACAGTAGCCAAATATATGGTTTAAATTTTTCAACTCAGCCAGTACAGCGTGTGCAGGTGAACAGTATAAGCGCTTGGCTTCAGTACCACTCGACCATTTCGAGAATTCAAAAAATGATTTGGAAAAAGAGTCTATATAGACCAGTGAGTGTCCAATAGACTACTGGACACTTAACAATGTACTAACCTCTTTATGGAAAACAGCCTGAAGTGACTGTGAGCATTTGTTTATTGGTGGTGTGAAGCTGATTTCACAGCTCACTGCTCAGCACTTAAGCAAAGTTTACTCAGGCCATGAATACAATACCTCATTCACTGCTATGGAAATCCTTGAGTGTGGCTTTAAGTTTATTTCCACAAACAAGGAGAAAAATGAACTTAAGAGGaaacatacaaataataaaatcaagCGAAAAAGTCTTTCATGTTTTCAAATCAGTTCAGTAAAACAGAACACAAAATAGCCATATAAGGACGTGATGCATTGATAATATTGCAGGCATTAGTGCTTAGAAAAATAAAGTGAGACATTGTCACATATGGTAAGACTGTAGGCTGCGCTATTTATGTGGACATATTTCCAGGTCTGGTCACATACATTATGAGCATTTCAAGCACATAATCAGCTTTCTCTTGCATAAATAGCAGGCggctataaaaaaaatcacaactgacaaaatgttttaaaataacaatataaaGTACTcaagtacaaaatattttagccTTTTTATAACAAAgcataggtaacactttacaataaggttcattatgtataaactaacatgaactaaccatgatcaatacatttgttaccttatttactaatcttcgttaacattagttaatgaaaatacagttgttcattgtttgttcatgttagttcacagtgcatttactaatgttaacaagattttaataatgtattagtaaatgttgaaattaacaaagattaataaatgctgtagaagtgcagttcattattagttcatgttaactaacgaaccttattgtaaagtattacccAAATATAATACAAACGATATTGAAGGTCATGTgtgattttaaataaacagaaaCTAAAGAAAAATCAAGCTTAACACATAACCTACTATTGCACATGAACCTCTTTATTTATGAATTGCACACATTTTCCACATAATAATCTAACAATGAAACACCCTGTATTATGGTCCTTTAGTTCACAACCACGTCACCATTTATTACTAATACACATATTTGGTCAGCAATCTCTCTAGCATGAAGAAGAAATAGTGCAAAATGTTAACATTCATCTTAATTATGTTTATGATAAAATTATTAATCTCTGCAGAAATGATCTGTTTATTGTGGCTTTTATATGAAAGCTTCCCGTCTAGCAACTTTTGAGACAACCTGAATGCTCAAATGGTTATATTTTTATaaccataaaaataacatttacagAATGTTCCCTCATAATTATTTTAGAACAAAAGATCATTCTATATATTAAAAGAAAGCTTTCCTAGCTAATGCATGTTTtaggattttaaaaatgtatgttctgaatgagaacgttctgggaaccaaaaacCAACATTAGCACAATGTTCTGGAAACCAACTAATGTTATCTGGGATAGGGCTGTAGCCAAGGAAGATGgtctatttctttctttctttcttttaaaaaaagataagaATAATTGATActgatgttattttgtttgtataGATTCAAACAATATACAAATATTGTATTTTGCTGTAGTTATCTGATCTGTTTGTTTGGTTATGTAAGTAAATGTAGGGGGAAATGAGCGGCCCCTAAAATCCTTCCTTTCACAATTTGCTATAAGCATCCAGAATGTCATTAGCGTGCGTATTGGTCAAAGTATTCGAGAACTGTTGACTCCCAGAAGACACAGACCTTTGAGATGACAGTCTGAACCTCTTCTTAAACtttgtgctgtttttttgtcTGTCTCGCACATATTCCTGATAATTCCTCGTTAATAAAGTGTACAAGAAAGGGTTGATACAACTGTTACTGTACGCCAAACAAGTCACGACAAAGTTAATGTACACCACCGTGCTGCTCGAGAGCCTCCCGTGCGCGTAATAATAGATGCTGAGCAACTGCCACAACCAGAAGGGCAAGAAACACGCCCAATAGGTCAGAACTATACTGAAGATCATATATAACACCTTTTGTTTAGGACACTTCTTCATGTCTCTGGATGGGAATACAGAGGTTTGCGATAGCCAGTAGGTGCGGGCTAACTTCAGATAGAGATAACCGATGATTAACCCTGGAGCCAAGATGCAGGTGTTGAACAGAACGGTCAGATACACCCTGTACGCGGTCAACTGCCAGGTCGGGTGGCACATGCGCTTCTCTACTCCATTCTGTACGTCTTTCTTGAGGTCGATCATGATCATGGTTGGTAGAGCCAGGATGAAAGAAAAGAGCCACACGAGGCAGGTGACCGCGCGCCTATAGCGCCGGGACCGGCCGAAGGTGTCTAGCGGGTTCACGACAGCCAGATAGCGCTCCGTGCACATGACGGTCAAGATGAAGATGCTCGCGTGCATGGTGACGAAATCCAGGCTGAACAGGACGCGGCACCCGATGTCGCCAAAGTACCAGTCCTTCGCAAAATACGTCCAAACCACGAACGGGATGGTGGAGAGGTAGAGCAGATCCGCCAGAGCCAAGTTCACAATGTAGACATACATCGATCCAGTTACGCGCACAGAGGTGTTCATAATAACCAGAGTGTAAACGTTTCCAACAACGCCAACCAAACACATAAGGGTCAAAATTGTGCCGAGTATGGATGTTATTAGCATATCGTAAGAGGACGCGGGCGCGTGCCGGCCGGGTCCTGCTATTGTTGGTGATATGTTGGCAAAAGCAGCTGAGATGTTCACCTGATTCCTCACACCATCTGATTCCattgtgaagaaaaaaacaacttcACTTCATTCCTCGTGAATTAACTGTTTAAGGAGtattgcaataaaataaaatgtgttccAGATTTCAGAATTACCTGAGATTTCcattatacataatatattaacTTACCAAATACAAATTACTTTTCACGTATTTCCAAATCTGTGCAAATAAACGTGCGTAAAATGTTTGTGTCCATGTTCTCGTGCAGCATGCGCGtaaaacttctcaggctgcaGGTCCAGCTGGTGTAATATTGTCATAGCTCCACATTCGTGGGTGGGATTAATGGAAATCACCCTGGTCTTGTCCGTGTAGTGCATCACCTATAAGAACAATAAAGGTTTCTAGACTTTTGGATGCGCATTGCGCGCATTTCACCTATTGCTTCAGTTTCTTCTGTCTGTTGTGAGGTATCAGCAACATGAAAGGAAACTTGCGATTCTTAATAAAAGGAACAAAGATAGTTATGACAGAGTTTATCATTAAAATGTCTAAAATTATTCTAAATATTAGGCTACTGCAATTCATGTTAAAAGTGattttgaatttaaaacatgcattttattgaatttaaaatatctactttttcatttttacaccAGAGAAAACTTTAAGTTTCATACGGCTAACTATTATCACGACAtcttttttatctttatttttcaaCGCGGAAGtaaggtgttttctgtgaatTTGCGAGACTTCCGATTAGAATataaaagtgcagtaaactgttTGCGCTACAAACCAGCGTGTTTCTAATTAAGACTTTACATTAAAATTATATGGTAAGAAACAGCAGTTTGCAATTCCAAACAGCATAACGAGCTGTTTTGTACAGCTACAAATAACTAGAAGCTAATGACACTGGAAGCCAGGCACATTCAATTTATAAAATGGCCGCGCCCGCTCTTACCTGAAAAGGCCTATGTTGAAAGTGTAACAAACCTTTTGTACCACTTCGCTTTTAACTACTTAAAGCCATTCAATGTAGCCTAAGTTTTCAATCATATTGGTCATATTCAAGTAAGTGAgcatgattttaaaaatataactataaatattgaggtcaaatgtaaaatatttttttatcagtaatattgtgCAATCTTTAAAGTAGGTTATAGGCTATAGATATTGTGGGCTATAGATTTTGCAGCTCAGAccatattttaaactttttttcatatttagcCTGTATATTTGACAGCTAAAGTAAAGACAGCACTGAGATttgtgtttattaatataacatttattgttatgtatatttacatatttaagtTAAAAGTTTCCCATATCAGTCTAAAATGGCTTTACATATGGGAAATCTTAATACAAACATGTCAATTGATCTCTCAGATAATTATGTTTTCATTACAGTAAAAAGGCTAAATATCTGGCAGTGAATATGGTTTGTGCTGGTCTAAACAAGACCAAGAACAGCAGAGTGAAATGAGCCAGTGTCAGCAGACAGTGCAAACTCACTGGCCTTGATTCTGACTCCAGCGTCTGTCAATATGTATACAGAAATAGCCTGGCACCATCAGTGTGGAGTGATTGCTGGATGAAGACCTGTCATTTCTGCACAATTATCACCTTTTTTTTGGAGCTCTGACCACTTGTATTCATGTGGATACAAAATTATATCAGCAGGGAGCAGACAGCTCATTTGTTCATTATGCAGAAAATAATCTCTGGTGCCCTTTAAATATGTATCCAATCAAGACTCAGAAAAGCATGAAACTTTATTATGCCCTTCAAAGACTCTTTTCTCATGATGATTAATTTTCATACCGTGTTTTTCAGTTTATTCATTTTCAGTAAGTGATGTTTGGATGTTGAAAGAAGAAACATCAGACATTTAATTTCCTAGAAAACACATCCATTGAAATATATCCGTGAGGGGTTCAAAGTCTCTTCCACATGTCTTAAAAGCTCTGGATCTTTTTAAATGCAGAAATACCCTGCAAGCATTTCATTAGTCCATTTGTCAAAGCACTTTTCTGCACAGAAGGTATTTCATTAGATGCACAGGAAGcatattatatgaaatatagagCATATAAGTGCATTCAAATAAAAGGATTTTTCTGCATTGAACGTTGTGGAATTATTAAAGCCAACCAACATTAAACAAACTCTCTCACTGCTTTCATCTAGATGACTAAATCATGAATCTCATTTCATAGCAAATGCTGCAATTTTTGTCGTAGACTGTATTGATTCCACTGCAGT
The window above is part of the Chanodichthys erythropterus isolate Z2021 chromosome 3, ASM2448905v1, whole genome shotgun sequence genome. Proteins encoded here:
- the uts2r5 gene encoding urotensin-2 receptor is translated as MESDGVRNQVNISAAFANISPTIAGPGRHAPASSYDMLITSILGTILTLMCLVGVVGNVYTLVIMNTSVRVTGSMYVYIVNLALADLLYLSTIPFVVWTYFAKDWYFGDIGCRVLFSLDFVTMHASIFILTVMCTERYLAVVNPLDTFGRSRRYRRAVTCLVWLFSFILALPTMIMIDLKKDVQNGVEKRMCHPTWQLTAYRVYLTVLFNTCILAPGLIIGYLYLKLARTYWLSQTSVFPSRDMKKCPKQKVLYMIFSIVLTYWACFLPFWLWQLLSIYYYAHGRLSSSTVVYINFVVTCLAYSNSCINPFLYTLLTRNYQEYVRDRQKNSTKFKKRFRLSSQRSVSSGSQQFSNTLTNTHANDILDAYSKL